ATTTTTTCATGAAACCGACTAAGCAGGTTTTATGTTGAACCGTTACGggcaaagtaaataaataaagtcaatCCTCTCGTCTTTCTAAATCAAAAGACTGAGCCCATATTAGGCAAAGTTTATGGCATACAGTGTCAATGTGGTCCCACTCTGAATAAGTCCTTGGAAAACCATTTCCTCAACTCTCCCTGTGGTTGTGAGAGCAGAGCACACAATGAAAACTATTAAATCACAtggtgtatatatacagtatatggttttatataaatatagaagtgtatatcaaaacaaaatatccTGCCATATATTCTTTTTGCACAGTAAACTCACAGTCCACCTACTGCTGACTAGGCTTATATAAGATAATGACCAAAGTGGGTTGAGGCTGAAATGACCTCAACAAGCTCCATTAACTTGTCAAGTTGTCCTGAGAGAATTGTAAAGTCAACATCAATAACATCAATACAGGCTTTCACATCCTTTGGagataagttaaaaaaaaaagacccccATCCCCTTCTGTCTCTGCCTCCCACTGGGACAGAATGGAAATGTCGCTGTCCATCCCACCAGCTCCATCACTTCCCTTCCTCCAGTCTCATCCAGTTAAAGAGGTACACAGCAGATGCTGCATTTGGGGCTTTTTTTACGCTCCCTTTGTCGCTACGGAAACAGCCCTGTCCATTTGCCAATCAGTGTTTCCTGTTTAAGGCTCCTGGTGGGTGGGTGGTGTTATATTTGTGATACAGCAAGATAATCACAAAGCTCTGGTCCAAGAGAGGACGGGATTACAACAGCAATAGAGCAGAcaatagaaatattttgttgCTTGACAATTTAACCCTGCTGTTGTCTGAGCAACGTCTTTAATAATGTATTTCCTTGTCTAATTCTCCTTTAGGCCGCCCAGGGTAGCTGCTGAGTCAGTGCTGTATTATTGAATGGGAGTATTGATTGTTTTCCATGACACTCAGAAATGACTCACCTCATTTCCTCCGATTCCTTTCCAGGCTCACATATCAACTTCCTCTTTAGAGATCTCCCAGGACGCACATGGCCTCATCTGGAGTGCACATGGTATAATAATGTCTCTGTCAATAGATTGAAGTTGCAAATGAGCGAGGACGGTTAAACATTAATCACAGACATCAGTTAAATAACTTGGCATATGGCCGTGGGGGAGGAAAATGGTAATCTCCCCGTCTTTTAAGATTAGTAGGATGATCGGGGGGGATAGACAAGAGTCAGTTTCCAATGCAGTTTTACTGATTAGCTGTTGAGGACAAAGACCAAACTGCAGTGTACAGCCTAATAATGTTTTGGAGCAATACCGCATATTTCCAAAGGTCATATGTGCATCAGAAAAAGATTGAGGAAAGAACTTGGAATCCAGGCTGACTCCTGACTCTGTCTTAAGGTATAATGAAAGGCTCTGGACTTTCCCTGTGGGTACAGCACTTACTGAAAACAAGCCTTCATTGACTGCACTCCAACATCCTGGCACTTCTCCAGGGCAGGAAGTTCTTTTCCTGATCTTGAGTGACCTCTGCATGCCTTTCACGGCAGATGAGGGCTGAAACACACCGCCGTGCCACAGTACTCTtcacaggctgctgctgctgctgctgctgctgctgtaagaTTTGACTCTGAGGGGACTCAAGTTGTAGCTcgggaggcagagagagaaaagcaaccGAAACTACTCTTAACTTTTAGTTAGGTTTTCGTTATGAGTTACACCTACTGGCTGTATACAAATGGAGTATGCACAGTATACTGGAAAgatactgtttgtttacagacaGCATGAAGACTTGCAGAACAATTATTAACTCAGATAAGCTGTCAAATTACTCACATTATTTATGGTGTTATAACCACTGGAAGAATGATTCAATGGAGATAAGCTTTATCGCGGCTTAGCTTTATAGATATCATCCCACAAAGTGATCATCTGCTTTCAAGGCCCCTTCAGCCAGTAAGAGGCTTACAAAGAGTTATCAAGTCAACAATACACCACCACCATTCACATCAAAGTCCATCCAAGTGACTGAAGTTTACAACACACAAGTCTGACAGTGTTCAAGTGGTCTGTGAGTTCTCTCTTGTCGCATTTCACACCCACAGAGACTGTGAGGAAGCCAGTTTGAGAGAGCAGAAGTTCATATTTCGTTGAGAGATCCGTCTTGTTTGAATATAGTTGTTGAACAGGTCTGGAAATGATTTAATGGTTGATTCCTGGCTCTGAATTGTAGCGTCTATTTCTACGATCACTGGAACGTCCATCTTAACTAGAACGACTTATGTGCTGGCTGTTAATATCACTCCTGACCACTCAGTCAGTTTTGCTATTTCATGTTCTATGCTGTTAAATAGTCATATCTTGATTATATAGAGTCATTGCTCTCTAAGTGTAACAGTCAAATTTATGCAACAGGGTGGGTAACATATATTAAATGCATCAATTGAAGGTTTTGTGTTTCAAAATGAGTGCAGGACAAACCTCAAATACAACAGTAATATGttgtatttgaagaaaaaaactaatttattaGTCACAACATTGGATAAATTGAAACCTCAAAATTTGGTCGGTTACATATTTGTCAAAAAGGGTTTTAGACAATCTAACTACTTACAGCCATGATtctctacagtatgtgtagtTTTATTCAAGCAATATCTCCAAGATTAATACTCCAAACACCTTAACTGTCAAATCTGTAGAAACCTCTGCTCACCAAATATGTTCAATTATAAAAAGAGCCAACGCTGGATAAGtctgaaatgtcaaacaaaaatcaaaacaagagCTGCTAAAGAAACACTGGTGTACTGTGTCCTCTTTGTATATTCCTAATGATGCTTAAGAAGTTAAAATGACTCAGACTAAGACAAGCATTTCCAAATAAAGCAATCCTCAAGGAGTACTATCAAAGGTAATGTTTCATAAGTAACATTACATCTCGCATGAATCACATCACATTTCGAATATGACTTTTTAAGCCTTATAGCAAAACGCAACAACCATCTTAAATCAGAAACGCTGCAGAGAAAGCCAAATATCTGCCGAATGATGTCATTTGAAGATAGTGCAGTTTCTCTTTTGACAGAATTGGCGGCAGCTTTGGTGATTACTTTGGCTGGGCACACTTCCAGTCGCAGAGCCTGTCTCTGCTCTCAACGGCCGCAGTGTTCAGGCTCCATTTCACTGTACATAAATAACAGTCAGCTCTATGTGTTGAGCCATTTACGCACATGGAAACCGAGGAGAATCAACAGTGCTGTTGATTTTATGTCTCTCTACTGCGATATTGAAAGCTTGATCCGATATTTCTGTACGATTactacacaaaaaacaaaaagtcagcCACAGAAATTCATATCAATCTTTATTGTATTTAGAAATTCACGCATCaaatctttattattttttcctttaccaTTTACAACAGGGAAGAATGAGAGACAAGCTAAACGTCATGCCTTTCCCAGCAGGCGCGATGCACTACAGGATGGGCTGAAATGCGAggggggctggggggggggagagagagatacatAAAGTGCTTTTGTCaacagttttcttcttttaatagaaaaaaggatcaaaacaAAAGGTTTGAGGGTGGAAGGAGAGGGCGAGGGGAggggcgagggggggggggtccatGGACGTGACGGCATGAGTGCATGTGAAGTACATAGGTGAAGGAGGGAAGAAGGTGACAggtggatgaggaggaagagagggtatttattttttttaaaaaataaaaaagcgttcgaatgaaaaaaaaaaaaaaagaaaaaaaacaaagagtggTCTCAACCCAGGATAAGGCTGGACTTGCCACCGGGTGGGTTTCTTCGGTTGCCCGAGGCAGCGTTGGCACCTCCCGACGGGGTGGAGGACTGTGATGTCTCCTTCTGCTCTGGCTCGTCATGCTCCTCCTCCTGATTGTCGGGATACTCTGCAGATGCAACAAAGAGACAACGTGTTGATCCAAAGCATAAAACAGGGGCTGATGTTTAagtgaatgcaaaaaaaaaagaagagaaatctaaaaaaaaaaacattgacattttacagtaaaagacATGTTTTTTGGTAAAACTATGCTTGGAAGTGAAAACATACAAGTGAATTATCATAGAAGGCAATAAAATGTGCTCAACAGTACTTAATGTTATCCAGTTCTGTGCTAAAAATCGCAGTGCTAAAGCATTAGCCTCTCATTGTCCATTAGTGCCTGAATTGCTGCAGAACGTGCAAACTGAAGAGGACTTCAACTTTAATGTTACAAATACAGGACAAATGTTTTTCCGctgattttaaattatttgcagAACGGACACTCAGCTCCTAAATATTCTCTGCTTGACATCAGAGGGAGTGGAGGGTCTGCTGTGACAACTGCAGTAAGTATAGGTTTATAAAGACTTGCGTCACAGATTTCAGGGGCTGCACAGAGCAGCCAGACGGTCGCATATTTCAGCTCTGTGTATctgagcaaaacaaaacactcccGTCTATACGGACTCAATCCTGGCTGCCCAACGCTCTGTGAAAACTGACTGATGTccttcaatattttttttttttatgcacaaaaacattaatacacatatataaacacaattcaAAGTGCACACACATTCCAACCATTTTCAAAAGCGGGACAAATAAGAGCGCTTTGATTTCTAAATATTCGTTGAGATGTGCAGTCAAACCCTCCATTATCCGAGGAGCCAGCCACTCTCTTACAAACCTGCACCTGGAGGTTAATAAAAAGCTTTTCATACTAAGTGAAGCCTGCCATTAAAGAACAGCTGCTTACTACAGACCATCATGCCACCATGACAGGAGAAAAACCACATCAAAGAGATCATGTGATGTTGACTTACAAAGGGGAACACATGTGTACTGcgctgtaaaaagaaaaagttatgGTATGCCGGCAGCATATGGGACAAGATCGGTCACTGCACTCTCATTTCGTAGAAGCAGGAAGACTGGAATTACCTGATCTGTTATAGTGTACCATGGAGCTATTCACTGTGCTCACTGTATAATCTAAGTCATGCACTGCTGTTTAAACAGAGGAGGAGTGTGACAGAAACTTGAAAGCCTCTTTATAAACAGCTGAAGAGTTCAGGACACTTACCATCATTTCCTGGTTCTTCGCCATTCTGGCCATTCTCCCCCTACAACGAAAACATGAGACGAGAATAATCAAATATCACTGAACCAAAGTGACTTTTTCACCcaaatataaaactttttttccctGTATTCCTATGACCTGAATGAGAAGAGTTTTGATAACATGTGTTTCTGGTAGGTAGGTCATGTCTATTTTACCAAATTGACCATTACGTTCTTTGATAGATCACTAAtttcctgtttcagtgtttctttacACTGTGTCTAAATTGTTCAATTAGAAAATTCTAGCCATGTCAAGCAGTGAGGACTGGCTCATTCCCAGAATAAAAATTAAACCTCTGCAGGGATTACATGTCAGCAGAGAATTTCTATCAAACAACATGCTGGGTCCGTTTCAAATAGCTGGATAAAGTCCATCCATCCCCCAGTGAAATTTCCACTGAACTGTTTAGAATTATACATAATCTATGGCTGTGTGCCTTTCAGCCCCGAACTAGTCTGTGGCTCTGTTTTGGAAACAGCCTCTGTCAGATTAAATGAGAGGTACCTCTCGTCTCTGGTTCCAGACCATGGCTGCCCCAGAGTTGTGGATGGTGGTCAGTTCCGGTTGAGGGTTCTTAGGGAAGAGAAGAGGCTGCTGGCACCTCCTTAGTGGGGCAGATGGTTCTCCGCACAGGGTCCCTGCGGCTGTCCCAGCTGGGAAgataagagacagacagacagagtgacaAACTTGTTAGAAAAGCTTTAAAAGAATAGCAgtcattagagctgcaacgttTAGAcgattaatccattagttggcaactattaaattaatcgccaactattttgataatcgattaatcattttgagtcattttttaaaaaaaaagaaaattatttggttccagcttctaaaatgtggagatttctggtttctttagtcctctgataataaactgaatatctttatgTTGCGGACTGTTGGtgtgaacaaaacaacatattttagtttgtgtcttgggctttgggaaatggtGATCAACATTtatcaccattttctgacattttatagaccaaacaactaattgattaatcatgaaaataatcaatagattaatcaataatgaaaataatcattagttgaagCCCTGGTAGTCAtatctatattatttttttccttttaggcCAAAAGACTATAATGACGCTAGACAGGAAACAGAAGAGCCGAATGACAAAACATGAGTCAGGCTTCAAAGCAGCAGAGTCATACCACATGGACACTAATCCAATTAGCCACAAAGCCACCACCAGATCCGAATGTTTCTAACCCATGCTCACCACAAGATTCATCTTCTCAGATTTGACAAAACACCAGCTTTATGAGGGAATTTGACTGCAATAACATGAAGCAAAATCACTGAAAACCAACAGGAAACATCACCAAATCCGATTGGGCGACTGCAACAGACCCAGAAACGCGATGGAACGGTTCCAGGCAGACAACCTGGATGCCAAAACTCACATAACCCTGTAGCGCTTGCATTCTCCTTTAGCAGAAAGGGCATTAAACGGAGTGTTTGGCCCACTGTGGGGATGCAGTCTGTGCTAACGAAAGCCACATAAGGTAACAGCTCTAGCCAAGAGGGCCGCGGAGGGGACAGACTGTCTTTGTCATGAGGGAATAATGGCTGCTAAAGAAACACAGGAGTGGCCACTGTTGTTAATGGAGTGAAGTGAATCAGCACTGTTGAGAGCCTCTATCACTCAACAAACGTTCCTTCATTACTGGCTCCACATTCCCGGGTCTGATCAATTCTCTGGACAGTGAGCAACAAATAGCAAATGGAAGAGGATTAAACTAGATGGATGGGCCGGACTGCGATGCATTATGTTATCATCACTACAAAACATAACCTTCTACTTAATCTCATAGATCTCCTGGGTCCATGATATAAATGTATATCACTGACCTAACCCATCAACAAGCTTGGGAGACAGGAACAGCAATCATGCTGCTGCTGGTAGTCTTGGCTTCCTCTCTGATTACAGAGGGGTTCCTCATGTGGCTAGAAGCTGAACAAACCAACAGCTCTGGTGTCTGAAAACCCTTAAAATCCTGACAAAAAAACCTGCCAAAGTCCCAGGCTGAATAACAATATGCTTATGTTTCAACATAAACGTACTATTAGCACGCTTCAATagaaataacactgaaacaacACACTCAGCGCTCTCATTAGAAGGTCTTAGATATCCTAACCAACTATTAGAAAAATTTGCTTGACACATTAAAGTACTACCCTCTGAAGAACACATTTTTTCcagtcagttcacccaaatttacaaaaaagcattttctccCTTAGCCATGGTAATTTTGGGTTTAGCTGTCCAGGGTTTGAGATATCTGTTCCTGAGGTTTCTGCTGCCACCCGAATACTATTTACGTGAGTATTAATTTCACTGATAATGAAAAACATGCAAtaacaacatgttttttccagAAATAAATGTCCTGGGTTACTCTGGATCATCCACAGACCTTTGTGTGAAAAGTTTTCATCGGAACTactttaaaaagaggaaaaaactgtTGTGTGGATTATTCAAAGTAAACAGGACATTAGTCGGGAGATATTTGAAtgtccacacacaaacacacaacataagcTGACTTGTGCAGTCTATGGGGAGACTTGTCCTATTTTTGTAAGACCAGTGCAGGCCTACAATGATCATGAAAACCAGCCGTTAGGGCTTCTTGGTGGCTGAGTGGTCTCAGATGTGAACTACTTTAAGGtatcctgtggagtttctgacctctagtagGGCTACGGAGCAGTTATTTATTAGTGGGTCTCCGTTTTGTTTGTGTcgtgcttgcacacacacacgtgatgCATTACATAGCGctgccaatggtttcacactattccaatAATCTACAGGTGGCGTAATGCGCCAGCACAGGCAGGGAggaagactgcaagctagtaaatatggatgtaaacaatgtaagatttaaaaaaatgttgtaaatgttttatgaggaaggataaaggaaggaaaacatgtttgttagacctcaaggatacacacaagAAAAACTCAAAAGGCCACTGTTAAATGCCACGTCTCTACTTCAATCCATGGTAGGACCTTAAGTGCATGTTCccacctctctctgtgtttcctgtgCCTctaattttggaaaaaaaaatgcacaaagcAGTGTTCCAAACTCTGTTAGTTTATACAAAGTTGCAAGAGACCGTCTTATTATAACAAGTCTCTACTACactataatatattatattgtaagACAGTATTCGCAACCAAGCGGACATTGTTCCAGACACTCAAGACGTATAAAAGGCATATCTGACCCATTTAAAAAGGATCTACAAAGGGCAGCATGCCAAAGCAAACAAATCTGTTCATCTACACTATGAGTTCATAACAAGGCCAGACAACAGATCACACAATGCTTATTTCACCTGTTATAGTAATAAAGCCTTGCTCATCGAGGCAGTAACAAATATCCTCATCCCACTTGTATCCGTTAGAGTGGGACAACTAAAAGAAGGCTCCCATGAACTTGACCTAGACCCCAGTGGAACAATGCGAGCAGGAAAAGGCTTTGCAGTCAGCAGCTGCCGGCTGTAGATGTCAGGGGCCGAAAGTAAAGAGTTCAGACTGAAGTTTTCATTTTGTACATACCAAGAAAATTTGATACACCATGCAAATGGTTTTCTACTAAGTGGCTAGTGTGAAAACATGTGATTGCTGGCTTGTGAGTTACTTTACAGCCTTGAGCTGAAATGGAATTCTACTGCAGCAGAAGTTGAATTTTTCC
The genomic region above belongs to Thunnus albacares chromosome 17, fThuAlb1.1, whole genome shotgun sequence and contains:
- the LOC122966984 gene encoding jupiter microtubule associated homolog 1-like isoform X1, with amino-acid sequence MTTTTTFQGVEPGAKSSSRVLRPPGGETSFTFGTDDNTTPQRKNKMASSIFAEPDDPHAHRRNNPPTGTAAGTLCGEPSAPLRRCQQPLLFPKNPQPELTTIHNSGAAMVWNQRREGENGQNGEEPGNDEYPDNQEEEHDEPEQKETSQSSTPSGGANAASGNRRNPPGGKSSLILG
- the LOC122966984 gene encoding jupiter microtubule associated homolog 1-like isoform X2 gives rise to the protein MCHCKGICAEERVLRPPGGETSFTFGTDDNTTPQRKNKMASSIFAEPDDPHAHRRNNPPTGTAAGTLCGEPSAPLRRCQQPLLFPKNPQPELTTIHNSGAAMVWNQRREGENGQNGEEPGNDEYPDNQEEEHDEPEQKETSQSSTPSGGANAASGNRRNPPGGKSSLILG